One window from the genome of Molothrus ater isolate BHLD 08-10-18 breed brown headed cowbird chromosome 5, BPBGC_Mater_1.1, whole genome shotgun sequence encodes:
- the CENPM gene encoding centromere protein M, which translates to MAVLRPFDKLPKLNSGVLLLVGSDEALQRQLAEAILQEKKDFNISIHLATSLPLPSERDHLRPRIDLVVFMIDIKSKYSLKNVETSLAHVDARFFLGKVCFLVTGVGRVNACSIETNAVCKLGETYCSPVLFCELELEGVRAATAQRLVRMLAICAGHIPGVSALSFVSLMRKSDDD; encoded by the exons ATGGCGGTGCTGCGGCCCTTCGACAAACTGCCGAAGCTCAACTCCGGCGTCCTCCTG CTCGTGGGCTCGGACGAGGCGCTGCAGCGGCAGCTGGCGGAGGCGATCCTGCAGGAGAAGAAGGACTTCAACATCAGCAT TCACCTTGCTACATCCCTCCCCTTACCTTCAGAGAGGGATCATCTTCGACCCAGGATAGATCTGGTTGTGTTTATGATTGACATCAAGAGCAAGTACAG CTTGAAGAATGTTGAAACTTCCCTGGCTCATGTGGATGCCCGCTTCTTCCTGGGGAAAGTGTGCTTTCTTGTCACCGGGG ttggcAGGGTGAATGCTTGCAGCATTGAGACGAATGCTGTCTGTAAATTAGGAGAAACCTACTGCAGCCCTGTGCTATTCTGTGAGCTGGAG TTGGAAGGCGTTCGAGCTGCTACTGCTCAACGACTTGTGCGAATGTTAGCGATCTGTGCTGGTCACATACCGGGAGTTTCTGCCTTGTCCTTTGTCTCGCTGATGAGGAAGTCTGATGATGATTAG